In one window of Calditrichota bacterium DNA:
- a CDS encoding carbohydrate binding family 9 domain-containing protein, with protein MRSKYLIIILLSLLISTVFPKPNDQVRLNPFNKGIVLDGFLTEDVWKNATRITDFYTIQPVAGNPAEERTAALFGYDEKNLYIAFICFYDDPSVIRATVAKRDAIFEDDFILLYLDTFDAGEHAYQFAFNPFGIQGDGVYTEHVGEDFKPDFIFESHGRIFRQGYIVEAQIPFSSLNFPDKSKMNWRFAILRHTEHLNHDTVWPRISLNSTDWVGQFGRLSDIQSIQTGKGLEILPEFSSFRVDNYSSIDSSLNNGPIKGDFGLNLKYGVSSGLNLDLTFNPDFSQVESDVNKIDVNRRKPLFYSEKRPFFLEGTDIFKTPIQAVYTRQLIDPLGGIKFSGRVGDYSVGLLSTIDEYQGTTAFLGSDSATVKKYGTKKSLNNILRIKRTIFDNSSVGLLVTDREFEDTYNRVYGLDGTFAFTDNDILTLQGLHSQTKDVFSSQKTEDPAFYGNYWHGTDTWNFQIFYNDYAPDFRVDNGFIERQDIIANGFREGGLQLWYNFKWQENSLQYFRPYIYSTRIVDHENKVIEDNLWSSLFFQFDFKTEVTLSHYFSRENFGGQNFDKNNYAVDISNTSLSWLQANFYLYNGDEISYFTNPTFLGNVNYIISSLVFKPLGYLNFDFSYKYYRFTGEVNGLNEGLSQEIPRVKLSWQFYRYFALRLIAERTTLHYDDTYYSYAESGQIDVNLLFSYTPSPGTVIFLGYNDFYEKGTKFHKGWISFDKYTQAQRGFFMKLSYLFKADL; from the coding sequence ATGAGATCAAAGTATCTCATTATCATTCTGTTATCATTACTTATCTCCACTGTATTTCCAAAGCCTAATGATCAGGTTCGTTTAAATCCCTTTAATAAAGGAATTGTCCTGGATGGTTTCCTTACAGAAGATGTTTGGAAAAATGCAACGCGTATAACTGATTTTTATACAATCCAACCCGTTGCCGGCAACCCTGCTGAAGAACGGACCGCTGCCCTTTTCGGCTATGATGAAAAAAATCTCTATATTGCCTTTATTTGTTTTTATGATGATCCTTCTGTTATTCGGGCTACTGTGGCCAAGCGGGATGCAATCTTTGAAGATGATTTTATCCTTTTATATCTGGATACATTTGATGCCGGCGAGCATGCCTATCAGTTTGCCTTCAATCCCTTCGGCATTCAGGGAGATGGCGTTTATACGGAGCACGTTGGGGAAGATTTTAAACCGGATTTTATTTTCGAATCCCACGGCAGGATTTTTCGCCAGGGTTATATTGTAGAAGCACAAATTCCATTCAGCAGTCTCAATTTTCCTGATAAAAGTAAAATGAACTGGCGTTTCGCAATTCTACGTCATACTGAGCATTTAAACCACGATACCGTTTGGCCGCGAATATCTTTAAACTCCACAGACTGGGTCGGACAGTTTGGTAGATTAAGCGATATACAATCCATCCAAACCGGGAAAGGGCTGGAGATACTTCCGGAATTTTCTTCATTTAGAGTAGACAATTATTCTTCAATAGACAGCTCACTTAATAATGGCCCAATTAAAGGTGATTTCGGCTTAAATCTAAAATATGGAGTCAGCTCAGGATTAAATCTTGATCTTACTTTTAACCCGGATTTTAGCCAGGTGGAGTCCGATGTTAATAAAATTGATGTTAACCGAAGGAAACCGCTGTTCTATTCCGAGAAAAGACCATTTTTTCTGGAAGGGACAGATATATTTAAAACCCCTATCCAGGCTGTTTATACAAGGCAACTAATCGATCCATTAGGTGGCATAAAATTCAGTGGACGCGTTGGCGATTATTCAGTCGGACTACTTAGTACAATTGATGAATATCAAGGTACAACAGCCTTTTTAGGAAGCGATTCAGCAACGGTCAAAAAATATGGAACGAAAAAAAGCTTAAACAATATTTTGCGAATTAAACGAACTATTTTTGATAACAGCAGTGTTGGCCTCCTTGTTACTGACAGGGAATTTGAAGACACTTACAATCGAGTCTACGGATTAGACGGCACTTTTGCTTTTACAGATAATGATATCCTTACTTTACAAGGATTGCATTCACAGACAAAAGATGTATTTTCATCTCAAAAAACTGAAGATCCCGCATTTTACGGTAATTACTGGCATGGCACAGATACCTGGAATTTTCAAATTTTTTATAATGATTACGCACCGGATTTCCGCGTTGATAATGGTTTTATTGAACGGCAGGATATAATTGCAAATGGATTTCGTGAAGGCGGTTTGCAGCTTTGGTATAACTTCAAGTGGCAAGAAAACAGCCTGCAGTATTTCCGCCCATACATTTACTCCACGCGCATTGTCGATCATGAAAACAAGGTTATTGAAGATAATCTTTGGTCTTCTCTTTTCTTCCAATTCGATTTTAAAACAGAAGTAACACTTAGCCACTATTTTTCCAGGGAAAATTTTGGTGGACAAAATTTTGATAAGAATAATTATGCCGTGGATATAAGCAACACTTCTCTTTCATGGTTACAGGCCAATTTTTATCTCTATAACGGGGATGAGATTTCTTATTTTACAAACCCAACATTTCTTGGAAATGTAAACTATATAATATCCTCATTAGTTTTTAAACCATTGGGCTATTTAAATTTTGATTTTTCTTACAAGTATTATCGTTTTACAGGGGAAGTTAACGGTTTAAATGAAGGCTTATCTCAGGAAATCCCAAGGGTAAAGTTATCATGGCAGTTTTACAGATATTTTGCGCTTCGCCTGATAGCAGAAAGAACCACTTTGCATTATGATGACACTTACTATTCTTATGCAGAGTCCGGTCAAATAGATGTTAACCTACTTTTCAGCTACACGCCTTCACCAGGAACTGTGATATTTCTTGGCTATAATGATTTTTACGAAAAAGGAACAAAATTCCACAAAGGTTGGATAAGTTTTGATAAGTATACACAAGCCCAACGCGGTTTTTTTATGAAGCTCTCTTATCTTTTTAAAGCAGACCTGTAA
- the arfB gene encoding aminoacyl-tRNA hydrolase produces the protein MIQIKNDVYLDENKLSFQAVRSSGPGGQHVNKVSSKVILSCPLAIIRGLSERQLEMIITGLSNHLVNGNVIKIESQKHRSQFANKQDAVEKLILHLQRALKEKKPRKKTKTPKSVKEKRLQQKKKRAQLKQTRKTIDD, from the coding sequence ATGATTCAAATTAAAAATGATGTTTATCTTGATGAAAATAAACTTTCATTTCAAGCAGTACGGAGCAGCGGGCCAGGTGGCCAGCACGTAAATAAAGTTAGCAGCAAGGTTATTTTGTCTTGCCCGCTGGCCATAATTAGAGGATTGTCTGAACGGCAGTTGGAAATGATAATTACAGGCTTGAGTAATCATCTTGTCAATGGCAATGTTATAAAAATAGAATCACAAAAACACCGCTCTCAATTTGCCAACAAACAGGATGCGGTTGAAAAACTAATCCTGCATTTGCAACGGGCTTTAAAAGAGAAGAAGCCACGTAAAAAAACAAAGACACCTAAATCCGTAAAAGAAAAACGATTGCAGCAAAAGAAAAAAAGGGCCCAGCTTAAGCAAACAAGAAAAACGATTGATGATTAA
- a CDS encoding YajQ family cyclic di-GMP-binding protein, with product MPSFDIVSEVNMHELTNAIDQANREVTTRYDFKGSDSKFEFADDVITMFSQSDFQLHQMLDMLQGKMIKRGIDIKFIEAGQILESGKGTRQDLKVKQGLETETAKKMVKMIKDTKMKVQAAIQGEKLRITGKKRDDLQQVIALFKKSDLDVPLQYENFRD from the coding sequence ATGCCTTCATTTGATATAGTTTCAGAAGTAAATATGCATGAATTAACAAATGCCATCGATCAGGCAAACCGAGAGGTAACTACACGTTATGATTTTAAAGGCAGCGATTCGAAGTTTGAATTTGCCGATGATGTCATCACAATGTTTTCACAATCGGATTTTCAATTGCACCAGATGCTGGATATGTTGCAAGGAAAAATGATAAAGCGTGGTATTGATATTAAATTTATTGAAGCCGGACAGATATTAGAATCAGGAAAGGGCACCCGCCAGGATTTAAAAGTAAAACAGGGTCTGGAAACGGAAACAGCTAAGAAAATGGTTAAGATGATTAAAGATACAAAGATGAAAGTTCAAGCTGCAATTCAAGGCGAAAAACTTCGTATTACAGGAAAAAAACGTGATGACCTACAGCAAGTAATCGCACTGTTTAAAAAGTCAGATTTAGACGTGCCTTTACAATATGAAAATTTCCGCGATTAA
- a CDS encoding T9SS type A sorting domain-containing protein yields the protein MKLFLIFFLILTATKIFAQHKNILISTANTPNEPSIMIDPANTNRIVAATNINNFYYSSDAGETWESGILSSSAFGVWGDPVIAVDTTGAFYFLHLSNPPSGTWIDRIVSQKSIDGGKTWNDGTAFGKDGSKAQDKQWAAVDRNTNSMYVTWTQFDEYGSSHSKHKSKIRFTRSTDGGETWSEPVAINEIDGNCIDDDETVEGAVPTVGPNGEIYVSWAGPAGLVFDKSLDGGETWLENDIFIDEMPDGWAYDIPGIMRANGMPITVCDLSGGPNHGNIYVNWSDQRNGTNDTDVWFSKSTDAGETWSKPARVNDDPAGKQQFFTWMDIDQTNGILYFVFYDRRNYDDLQTDVYMAKSDDGGETFVNFKISESPFIPNAGIFFGDYTNISAHNNVVRPIWTRLHNGALSVWTALIDVDNITAIQNDNNEIPQKNDLVSNYPNPFIDKTYLSFKLHKNAQISLKIYNVLGEEVASVIDNRNYGMGKYIESFSPAKLSLSTGTYYYILKKDGEIFKKKMLYIK from the coding sequence ATGAAATTATTTCTAATATTTTTTTTAATTTTAACCGCTACAAAAATTTTTGCCCAGCATAAGAATATATTAATCTCAACGGCAAATACGCCCAATGAACCCAGCATTATGATTGATCCTGCCAATACAAACAGGATAGTGGCGGCTACAAATATCAATAATTTCTATTACTCTTCCGATGCCGGTGAAACATGGGAAAGCGGAATCCTTTCTTCCAGCGCTTTTGGTGTTTGGGGCGATCCTGTTATTGCCGTAGATACAACAGGCGCTTTCTATTTTCTGCATTTATCAAATCCTCCTTCAGGTACATGGATTGATCGGATTGTCAGTCAAAAATCTATCGATGGTGGCAAAACCTGGAACGATGGCACTGCTTTTGGCAAAGATGGCTCCAAAGCGCAAGATAAACAATGGGCAGCTGTAGACCGCAACACAAATTCAATGTATGTAACCTGGACTCAATTTGATGAATATGGCAGTTCACATTCAAAGCATAAATCAAAAATCCGGTTTACAAGATCAACAGATGGTGGAGAAACCTGGTCTGAACCTGTGGCAATAAATGAAATTGATGGTAATTGTATAGATGACGATGAAACAGTTGAAGGCGCAGTACCAACTGTTGGACCCAATGGAGAAATTTATGTGTCCTGGGCCGGACCTGCGGGATTAGTTTTTGATAAGTCATTAGATGGTGGCGAAACCTGGTTGGAGAACGATATTTTTATCGATGAAATGCCGGACGGTTGGGCTTATGATATTCCGGGAATTATGCGTGCCAATGGCATGCCCATTACGGTGTGTGATTTGAGTGGCGGACCTAATCATGGAAACATTTATGTAAACTGGTCTGATCAGCGCAATGGCACAAATGATACGGATGTTTGGTTTTCAAAATCTACAGATGCCGGAGAGACTTGGAGTAAGCCGGCACGGGTTAATGATGATCCTGCCGGGAAACAGCAATTTTTTACCTGGATGGACATCGACCAGACAAATGGCATTTTGTATTTTGTTTTTTATGATCGCCGGAATTATGATGATCTTCAAACCGATGTTTATATGGCCAAGTCTGATGATGGTGGTGAAACGTTTGTAAATTTTAAAATAAGCGAATCACCATTTATACCAAATGCCGGTATCTTTTTTGGGGATTACACAAATATCTCTGCCCATAATAATGTTGTTCGTCCGATTTGGACACGGCTTCACAACGGCGCACTAAGCGTTTGGACTGCGCTAATTGATGTGGATAATATTACAGCAATTCAAAATGACAATAACGAAATTCCTCAGAAAAATGATTTGGTCTCTAATTATCCCAACCCATTTATAGATAAAACATATCTTTCTTTTAAGCTGCATAAAAATGCACAGATCAGTCTGAAAATATATAATGTCTTGGGTGAAGAAGTTGCCTCGGTTATTGATAACCGTAATTATGGTATGGGTAAATATATTGAGAGCTTTAGCCCGGCGAAACTTAGTCTTTCGACAGGAACTTATTATTATATTTTGAAAAAAGATGGGGAGATTTTTAAAAAGAAAATGTTGTATATAAAATGA
- a CDS encoding T9SS type A sorting domain-containing protein, which produces MFYVFFLFQFCSSTRNSNDQLSSTKPKEQLNILEFKIDEVGKFNESFLGDSLVSDSLDSTQINSKIELVKNYPNPFSPTADVYFKIFETGDVTFELIDTKGKMVGVKTYPNAKPGKYKIDMSSFGLKSGLYYYRVLTLNTQTKYAKMLLIR; this is translated from the coding sequence TTGTTCTACGTCTTTTTTTTATTCCAATTTTGTTCTTCCACCAGAAATTCAAATGACCAATTATCTAGTACAAAACCCAAAGAACAACTAAATATACTTGAGTTTAAGATTGATGAAGTAGGAAAATTTAATGAAAGTTTTTTAGGTGATTCTTTAGTATCAGATTCTCTTGATTCTACTCAAATTAACAGCAAAATTGAGTTAGTCAAAAATTACCCTAATCCATTTAGTCCGACAGCAGATGTCTATTTCAAGATATTTGAAACAGGAGATGTAACTTTTGAATTAATAGATACAAAAGGTAAAATGGTTGGAGTTAAAACGTATCCAAATGCAAAACCGGGTAAATATAAAATAGATATGAGTTCATTTGGCCTAAAATCAGGATTATATTATTACCGAGTTTTGACTTTAAATACTCAAACTAAATATGCTAAAATGTTGTTGATTAGATGA
- the gcvP gene encoding aminomethyl-transferring glycine dehydrogenase, whose amino-acid sequence MKMNIEIKDRYQNRHIGPRISDVQNMLDKIGVSSLDELIAQTIPENIRLKQDLQVGGGKSEFAFLHELEKVAQKNKIYKTYIGMGFYDTTTPSVILRNIFENPGWYTQYTPYQAEIAQGRLEALLNFQTMVMDLTGMDIANASLLDEGTAAAEAMTMLYRLRKGPQVKNGADTFLVSDKVFPHTIDVLKTRSAPLNIEIKVISAEEFEFSEKVYGALLQFPNEDGSLEDSTELIKKAHENNCKIAVVADLLSLALLTPPGEMGADVVVGTSQRFGVPLGYGGPHAAYFATKDEHKRQIPGRIIGVSIDRHGNPGYRMSLQTREQHIRGEKATSNICTAQALLAIMAGMYGVYHGPEGIKGIAGRIHGYTKILATELQKMGYQLSSEHFFDTITINHDNLIIDKAEKLFEENRINVRFFPDGRIGVSLDQNTRFPDVHDLLHVFAKAADKEYHSIKSTEFNNVDLTFPDNLMRQSKYMEHPVFNSYHSETEMMRYIKRLENKDLSLNTSMIPLGSCTMKLNPATSMMPVSWPEFSQLHPFIPAAQAEGYHELIEDMSRTICEITGFKAASLQPNSGAQGEYAGLLTIRAYYLDKGEGHRNVVLIPSSAHGTNPASASLAGMKIVIVKCDDQGNVDIDNLKEKAEQHKNELAAFMITYPSTHGVFEESISEMMDIIHDNGGQVYMDGANMNAQVGLTSPGVIGADVCHLNLHKTFSIPHGGGGPGMGPIAVAGHLAKFLPGHTQVKTGGEKATSAVSSTPFGSSSVLPISYAYMKMLGKDGMKAASEFAILNANYIKARLSNYYKALYTGKNGFVGHEMIIDLRPFKEAGIEVEDIAKRLIDYGFHAPTVAWPVHGTMMIEPTESESKEELDRFCDSLISIHKEMEDVKSGKSDSENNVLKNAPHTAAEVTANNWDHPYSREEAAYPLSYLKDNKFWPAVARVNNTHGDRNLVCSCLPIESYEE is encoded by the coding sequence ATGAAAATGAATATTGAAATTAAAGACAGGTATCAAAATCGCCATATTGGCCCACGTATCTCTGATGTCCAAAACATGCTTGATAAAATTGGTGTTTCATCTTTAGATGAACTAATTGCACAAACGATCCCGGAAAATATCCGTCTAAAACAAGATTTACAAGTTGGAGGTGGAAAATCTGAATTTGCCTTTTTGCACGAGCTGGAAAAGGTTGCTCAAAAAAATAAGATCTATAAAACATATATTGGGATGGGTTTTTATGATACAACTACGCCTAGTGTAATTTTACGAAATATCTTTGAGAATCCTGGCTGGTATACACAATATACACCTTACCAGGCCGAAATTGCCCAAGGCAGGTTGGAGGCTTTGCTTAACTTCCAGACGATGGTGATGGACTTAACAGGGATGGATATTGCTAATGCCTCTTTGTTGGATGAGGGAACAGCTGCTGCTGAAGCAATGACCATGTTATACAGGTTACGCAAAGGTCCACAAGTTAAAAACGGGGCAGATACTTTTCTCGTATCAGACAAGGTTTTTCCACATACAATCGATGTTTTAAAAACCAGATCTGCACCATTGAACATTGAAATAAAGGTGATTTCGGCTGAAGAGTTTGAATTTTCTGAGAAAGTTTATGGAGCGCTTCTTCAATTTCCTAATGAAGACGGATCACTTGAAGATTCAACGGAACTAATCAAAAAAGCACATGAAAATAATTGCAAGATTGCTGTTGTTGCTGATTTACTAAGCCTGGCATTATTGACACCACCGGGTGAAATGGGCGCAGATGTTGTGGTCGGAACCTCACAACGATTTGGCGTTCCACTTGGTTATGGCGGACCTCATGCAGCTTATTTTGCTACAAAAGATGAGCATAAACGGCAAATTCCCGGCAGAATAATTGGGGTTTCGATTGACAGGCACGGAAATCCCGGATACAGAATGTCGCTTCAAACACGTGAACAACATATCCGGGGAGAAAAAGCAACTTCAAATATTTGTACAGCCCAGGCTTTATTAGCCATAATGGCTGGCATGTATGGTGTTTATCATGGGCCCGAAGGCATAAAAGGGATTGCCGGGCGCATCCATGGTTATACAAAAATCCTTGCAACTGAATTGCAAAAAATGGGTTACCAGCTTTCATCAGAACATTTTTTTGATACAATTACCATTAATCATGACAATTTAATTATAGATAAAGCTGAAAAACTATTTGAAGAAAATCGGATAAATGTACGGTTTTTTCCAGATGGAAGAATTGGGGTCTCGCTCGATCAAAACACACGTTTCCCTGATGTGCATGACCTGTTACATGTTTTTGCAAAAGCAGCTGATAAAGAATATCACTCAATTAAAAGTACAGAGTTTAACAATGTTGACCTGACCTTTCCGGACAACTTAATGCGCCAAAGCAAATATATGGAGCACCCTGTGTTTAACAGCTATCATTCAGAAACAGAGATGATGCGCTATATAAAACGTCTGGAAAATAAAGATCTTTCTCTAAACACATCTATGATACCTTTGGGTTCTTGTACGATGAAACTCAATCCGGCCACATCCATGATGCCTGTTTCCTGGCCTGAATTTTCCCAGCTTCATCCATTTATCCCGGCTGCACAGGCAGAAGGATATCATGAGCTGATTGAAGATATGAGCCGTACGATATGCGAAATTACAGGATTTAAAGCGGCGTCACTTCAACCAAACTCCGGCGCGCAGGGAGAATATGCCGGTTTGCTTACGATCAGGGCTTACTATCTTGATAAAGGTGAAGGCCACAGAAATGTTGTGTTAATTCCATCATCAGCGCATGGTACAAATCCTGCAAGCGCCAGTTTAGCAGGGATGAAAATTGTTATTGTAAAATGTGACGATCAGGGCAACGTGGATATTGACAATCTAAAAGAAAAGGCTGAGCAACATAAAAATGAGCTGGCTGCTTTTATGATCACTTATCCATCTACACACGGTGTTTTTGAAGAAAGCATATCAGAAATGATGGACATTATTCATGATAATGGCGGACAGGTTTATATGGATGGCGCCAACATGAATGCGCAGGTCGGCTTAACTAGTCCGGGGGTAATTGGCGCGGATGTGTGTCACTTGAACCTGCATAAAACTTTTAGTATTCCGCATGGTGGTGGTGGGCCGGGAATGGGGCCAATTGCTGTGGCCGGACATCTTGCAAAATTTCTTCCCGGGCATACGCAAGTCAAAACAGGTGGAGAAAAAGCCACTTCTGCGGTGTCTTCAACGCCATTTGGCAGCAGTAGCGTTTTACCAATTTCTTATGCTTACATGAAAATGCTGGGTAAAGATGGAATGAAGGCTGCAAGTGAATTTGCCATTTTAAATGCCAATTATATTAAGGCGCGATTGAGCAATTATTATAAAGCACTCTATACCGGTAAGAATGGATTTGTCGGTCATGAAATGATAATTGATTTACGCCCATTTAAAGAAGCAGGTATCGAGGTAGAAGATATTGCGAAACGCCTGATTGATTATGGTTTCCACGCGCCAACTGTTGCCTGGCCTGTTCATGGCACTATGATGATCGAACCTACAGAGAGCGAATCGAAAGAAGAGCTGGATCGTTTCTGCGATTCTTTGATTTCTATTCATAAAGAAATGGAAGATGTCAAGTCAGGTAAATCCGATTCAGAAAATAATGTATTAAAAAATGCACCGCATACTGCTGCAGAAGTTACTGCAAATAATTGGGATCATCCATACTCGCGCGAAGAAGCGGCATATCCTTTAAGCTATTTAAAAGACAATAAATTTTGGCCGGCTGTAGCACGTGTAAACAACACTCATGGTGACAGAAACCTGGTTTGCTCTTGCTTACCAATTGAAAGTTATGAGGAGTAA
- a CDS encoding insulinase family protein, producing the protein MSRMLIFMVMLFLTISFSNASVPDGYSKVKELGGIEEFKLESNDLTVLLMEDHSAPVLTFMVTFHVGSRNEVTGTTGSTHLLEHLMFKGTPRFNKANGGHIDNLLGNVGAMLNATTWTDRTNYYESIPSEYLETTVEFEADRMRNLLLLKEDKEAEMTVVRNEYERGENSPYQTLDKEIFATAFQAHPYHHSTIGWKSDIENVTMEKLRDFYNTFYWPNNATVTVIGDFDKTHALELIKKYYGKISKSPNPIPELYTVEPKQEGQRRVTIKRPGQLGVVGIGWKIPGALNADTYSLAVLDNIMQNGKNSRMYKALIDNNKASNAFDDHSMFKDPSLYISYAFLAPGVTHDEVEKIILAEFDKIKKEGVTDAEVTRAKSQIKAATAFGRDGSFSIASRINESIARGDWTFYTNYLDNIRKVTAEDVKRVANEYFIEDHSTTGHFIPVLPGGGKDKPGPSSLKKQPQFYRTPGMETPAAALSPVQPQPTESSIAKNIERKNINGIDVITSKTGVKDVVTITGSMAGGDIFSPGDNGMIADLTGRMLDKGTTKNDKFALAEKLENLGATLRFGIDKYNVTFNARCLKKDVSAVIDLLAEQLRMPAFSEEELVKLKKQTEANLKRQLESTNSRATEKLNRLIFSEDHPNYDETIENLIEQMKAVTIGDVKAFHKKFYGPKSMIFVAAGDVDSEMIQKSLKNAFAGWDGGVTHKQYEQQTTKTKSGKHIVTMEGKTSTSILIGQASGLKRTDKDGLPFYLGNTIFGTGFAGRLMSIIRDDEGLTYGIYSTHTSDIYSDGKWFIGATFAPNLLDQGLKSTMREFKRWVNEGVTAKELQSVKKRLTGRYKVGLATSRGMAAQILGFIQQGYDVEYMDNFPNEINKVTLEQVNNAIKKYIDPDAAVTVIAGSVDQDGKPLSKK; encoded by the coding sequence ATGTCTCGCATGCTCATTTTTATGGTTATGCTGTTTTTAACCATTTCATTTTCAAACGCTTCAGTTCCTGATGGCTATAGCAAAGTCAAAGAACTTGGGGGAATAGAAGAATTCAAATTAGAGTCAAATGATCTTACTGTATTACTGATGGAAGATCATTCAGCTCCTGTGTTAACTTTTATGGTTACTTTTCACGTTGGCTCCCGTAATGAGGTAACTGGAACAACAGGTTCAACACACCTTCTTGAACACTTAATGTTTAAAGGGACACCAAGATTTAACAAGGCCAATGGCGGTCATATAGATAATCTTCTTGGCAATGTAGGTGCCATGCTCAATGCCACAACATGGACTGACCGGACAAACTATTATGAAAGTATTCCAAGCGAATATTTGGAAACAACGGTTGAATTTGAAGCCGATCGTATGCGCAACCTGTTATTATTAAAAGAAGACAAAGAAGCAGAGATGACAGTGGTTCGCAATGAATATGAACGTGGTGAAAACAGCCCTTACCAAACATTGGATAAAGAAATATTTGCAACAGCTTTTCAGGCTCATCCTTATCATCACTCAACAATTGGCTGGAAATCTGATATTGAAAATGTGACTATGGAAAAATTGAGAGATTTTTATAACACATTTTATTGGCCAAACAATGCAACTGTAACGGTGATTGGAGATTTTGATAAAACACATGCCTTGGAATTGATAAAAAAATATTATGGTAAAATTTCAAAGTCACCTAACCCAATTCCTGAATTATATACAGTTGAGCCAAAACAAGAAGGTCAACGCCGCGTTACAATTAAACGCCCGGGGCAATTAGGTGTTGTTGGTATTGGATGGAAGATACCAGGCGCACTGAATGCAGATACATATAGTCTTGCTGTACTTGACAATATTATGCAAAATGGAAAAAACAGCAGAATGTATAAAGCTCTTATAGATAACAACAAAGCTTCAAATGCTTTCGATGATCACTCTATGTTCAAGGATCCAAGTCTATATATTTCGTATGCCTTTCTTGCACCAGGTGTAACACACGATGAAGTTGAAAAAATTATTTTAGCAGAATTTGATAAAATCAAAAAAGAAGGCGTTACCGATGCTGAAGTTACCCGCGCCAAAAGCCAAATAAAAGCCGCTACAGCTTTTGGACGTGATGGTTCTTTTTCCATCGCCAGCAGAATCAATGAATCCATCGCCCGGGGTGACTGGACATTCTATACAAATTACTTGGACAATATTAGAAAAGTTACTGCAGAAGATGTTAAACGTGTAGCAAATGAATACTTTATTGAAGACCACAGCACAACAGGGCATTTTATTCCTGTTCTTCCCGGAGGTGGTAAAGATAAACCAGGCCCAAGTTCATTAAAAAAACAACCGCAGTTTTACCGTACACCTGGAATGGAAACACCTGCGGCTGCATTATCTCCTGTTCAACCTCAGCCAACAGAGAGCTCGATTGCTAAAAATATTGAACGTAAAAACATAAACGGGATAGATGTAATCACATCAAAAACCGGTGTTAAAGATGTAGTGACAATTACAGGAAGTATGGCTGGTGGAGATATTTTCAGCCCAGGTGATAATGGCATGATAGCTGATTTGACCGGACGGATGCTGGATAAAGGCACAACAAAAAATGATAAGTTCGCACTTGCCGAAAAACTTGAAAACCTTGGTGCCACACTTCGGTTTGGGATCGATAAATATAATGTTACTTTTAACGCGCGTTGTCTTAAAAAAGATGTATCGGCTGTGATTGATTTGCTTGCTGAACAACTGCGGATGCCTGCCTTTTCTGAAGAGGAACTTGTAAAATTAAAAAAACAAACTGAAGCTAATTTAAAACGCCAGTTAGAAAGCACAAACTCCCGTGCAACCGAAAAACTAAACCGATTGATTTTTAGCGAAGATCATCCAAACTATGATGAAACAATCGAAAACTTAATAGAGCAAATGAAGGCTGTTACAATTGGAGACGTAAAAGCTTTTCACAAAAAATTCTATGGTCCCAAATCGATGATATTTGTCGCTGCAGGAGATGTTGATAGCGAAATGATCCAAAAATCATTAAAAAATGCATTTGCTGGCTGGGACGGTGGTGTTACACATAAACAATATGAGCAACAAACTACTAAAACAAAATCTGGCAAGCACATTGTTACAATGGAGGGGAAAACAAGTACTTCTATTTTAATTGGCCAAGCCAGTGGGCTAAAACGTACGGATAAAGATGGTTTACCATTTTATCTTGGAAATACTATTTTTGGTACCGGTTTTGCCGGACGCCTGATGTCAATCATCCGTGATGATGAAGGTTTGACCTATGGCATATACTCAACCCATACAAGTGACATTTACTCCGATGGTAAATGGTTTATTGGCGCTACATTTGCGCCAAATTTATTAGATCAAGGGTTGAAATCTACCATGCGTGAATTCAAACGCTGGGTAAATGAAGGTGTTACTGCCAAAGAACTTCAAAGTGTAAAAAAGAGACTAACCGGAAGATATAAAGTTGGTTTGGCAACTTCCCGCGGAATGGCTGCCCAGATACTTGGTTTTATACAACAAGGCTACGATGTTGAATACATGGATAATTTTCCAAATGAAATAAACAAAGTAACTTTAGAGCAGGTTAATAACGCAATTAAGAAATATATCGATCCTGATGCGGCTGTTACTGTAATTGCAGGCAGTGTTGATCAAGATGGAAAACCATTAAGTAAAAAGTAA